In Sulfurimonas hongkongensis, the following proteins share a genomic window:
- a CDS encoding alpha/beta fold hydrolase, which yields MTVLVHGFYRDKTDMSYLHYGLDSLGFETFVVNLPSTFGTFEDMVDSMALQLKVFQDKELKMNFVAHSMGGLITRRYIQTHPKVRVGSCVFISTPHKGTKLADIAKSKIPWFLSVFRPIKELSSDISYTPFLNKSFKLGLIAGSSNKDILGRIFMPENSDGRVSVESAMSDDADEFIILPFGHDEIHHKEITLKYIVNFLQFGTFKLK from the coding sequence ATGACTGTCTTGGTTCATGGCTTCTACAGAGACAAAACAGATATGTCTTATCTTCACTATGGTTTGGACTCTTTAGGATTTGAAACATTTGTAGTCAATTTGCCTAGCACTTTTGGTACATTTGAGGATATGGTAGACTCTATGGCTCTACAGCTTAAAGTATTTCAAGACAAAGAGCTCAAGATGAATTTTGTAGCACATAGCATGGGTGGTCTTATCACAAGAAGATATATCCAAACACATCCAAAGGTAAGGGTAGGGTCATGTGTATTTATATCCACTCCACACAAAGGAACTAAGCTAGCAGATATCGCAAAGAGCAAAATACCTTGGTTTTTATCTGTTTTTAGGCCTATAAAAGAACTATCAAGTGACATCTCCTACACACCATTTTTGAACAAATCATTCAAACTAGGACTTATAGCAGGGAGTAGCAATAAAGATATATTGGGACGTATTTTTATGCCAGAAAATAGCGATGGCAGGGTATCTGTAGAGTCTGCAATGTCAGATGATGCAGATGAGTTTATTATACTACCCTTTGGTCACGATGAAATTCACCATAAAGAAATAACACTGAAATATATTGTAAACTTTTTACAATTTGGTACCTTTAAATTAAAATGA
- the rsmD gene encoding 16S rRNA (guanine(966)-N(2))-methyltransferase RsmD encodes MKDKNTKPLTKKIISGKFKNRVLKLPSKTTTRASKAIVLESFFNTIQFDIIDATFVEVFSGSGSIGLEALSRGAKEIIFMEKDRDAIKVLKQNISLTDPAACEIFSGDSFANMKNVVSKLLKTSQKAYFYVDPPFNIREGMEDIYDNMVKMLASIPAEVVESIIIEHISVLEIPQNMGPYKIKKTKKFGNTTLTYLEEGLS; translated from the coding sequence ATGAAAGATAAAAATACAAAACCACTAACAAAAAAAATAATCTCAGGTAAGTTTAAAAACAGAGTCTTAAAACTTCCATCAAAGACAACTACTCGCGCCTCAAAAGCCATAGTCTTAGAGTCCTTTTTTAACACTATTCAGTTTGATATCATAGATGCAACTTTTGTGGAAGTCTTCTCAGGAAGTGGTTCCATAGGGCTTGAAGCTTTAAGCCGTGGAGCAAAAGAGATTATCTTTATGGAAAAAGATAGAGATGCGATAAAAGTTTTAAAACAAAACATATCTTTGACTGACCCAGCTGCATGTGAAATCTTTAGTGGAGATAGCTTTGCTAATATGAAAAATGTAGTATCAAAACTTTTGAAAACCTCTCAAAAAGCTTACTTTTATGTAGATCCTCCTTTTAATATTAGAGAAGGGATGGAAGATATCTATGACAATATGGTAAAAATGTTAGCCTCAATACCAGCAGAAGTAGTAGAATCCATTATCATAGAGCATATAAGTGTCTTAGAGATACCACAAAATATGGGCCCATATAAAATTAAAAAAACTAAAA